GGCGGCTTCGCAGGCATCGAAGGCGACGGCTCCGGGGTCGCTGTTGGCCTGATGGTGGACGATCTGGACGCCGACGCGCTGGGCCCAGATGGTGAGCTGTTCGATGGCGGCGGCCCGGAAGGTGTCGCAGGCGCCGAGGATGACGCGGTGGCCCTGGTCGTTGAGGTACTTTGAGATTTTGGCGACGCTGGTGGTCTTTCCGGAGCCGTTGATACCGGCGACGAGGACGACGGTGGGCCCGGTGTCGGCTTTGGCGAGTCGTCGGTCGGCGTCGGGCCAGTAGTCTTTGAGTTCCTGTTTGAGGTAGGGCAGGATTTCCTGGGCCTGTTTGATTTTGCCGGCTTTGTAGGCGGCTTCGAGGTCGGCGATGATTTTTTCGGTGCTGGCGACGCCGAGGTCGGCGGCGATGAGGGTGTCGTGGAGGTCTTCGAGGAGGTCCTTGTCGATTTTACGGCCGACCCGCAGGACGGCTGAGAGGGCGGAGGTGAGTCGGGTGCGGGTTTTGGTGAGCCCGTCCTTGAGGCGTTTGAACAGTGCGA
The Phycisphaerae bacterium genome window above contains:
- the ftsY gene encoding signal recognition particle-docking protein FtsY codes for the protein MAFALFKRLKDGLTKTRTRLTSALSAVLRVGRKIDKDLLEDLHDTLIAADLGVASTEKIIADLEAAYKAGKIKQAQEILPYLKQELKDYWPDADRRLAKADTGPTVVLVAGINGSGKTTSVAKISKYLNDQGHRVILGACDTFRAAAIEQLTIWAQRVGVQIVHHQANSDPGAVAFDACEAAKSRKADYLVIDTAGRLHTQDHLMRELEKIRRVVAKQIPGAPHEVLLVLDATTGQNALNQARMFKQAADVTGIMLAKLDGTARGGIVVAIRDQVDIPVKFIGVGETLDDFEPFDPARFVDALLGNSDEAPTQ